From Dehalococcoidales bacterium:
TACTGTTGAATCTTGATTTGGAGGGCATCTGCGTATCTACCGGCTCCGCCTGTACTTCATCAAGCCTGGAGCCTTCCGCCGTCCTGCTGGCAATGTGTCTTTCCCATGAACTGGCCCACGGCTCCGTGAGGCTTACCATGGGAAAGTGGAACACTGAGGCAGACATTGACCGGATTCTGGAGGTGACGCCCCGCGTTGTCGCCAAACTAAGGGCGATGTCACCACTGCTGAAGAATTCTTAAAAGGAGAGAAAAGATTGCCTGATGTAAAGTCATTGTACAGTGAAAAAGTGATGGAGCATTTCCGTAACCCGCGGAATGTTGGTGATATGGAAAATCCGGATGGTATCGGGCACGTCGGCAACGCGGTGTGCGGCGATATCATGGAGCTTTACATCAAGGTGGACAATGGTACCATCGTTGATGCCAAGTTTAAAACTTTCGGTTGTGGGGCGGCTATTGCCACCAGTTCCATGGTAACCGAAATGGTAAAGGGCAAGACTATTGACGAAGCGCTGGGAATTTCCAATCGCGCGGTGGCTGACGCCCTTGACGGGCTACCCCCGATCAAGATGCATTGCTCGGTACTGGCCGAAGAAGCGCTTAGATCGGCTATTGATGACTACCATGCGAAAAACGGGAAAGCCGCTTAGTAGCTTGTATCACTTAAATTGTATGATCGTCATTGCGAGCGTAGCGAAGCAATCCGTTTCTAGGGATAGCGGATTGCTTCGGGGCTGCGCCCTCGCAATGACATTTTGGTGGTTCTCTCTTAAACGAAGGATTAGTTGCGGGTTTATCCCCCTTCAGGG
This genomic window contains:
- the nifU gene encoding Fe-S cluster assembly scaffold protein NifU, whose protein sequence is MYSEKVMEHFRNPRNVGDMENPDGIGHVGNAVCGDIMELYIKVDNGTIVDAKFKTFGCGAAIATSSMVTEMVKGKTIDEALGISNRAVADALDGLPPIKMHCSVLAEEALRSAIDDYHAKNGKAA